CATTaatacactgccattttctttatggcattatccctataaacttggaGTAACATGTGcctgatttcatttctactcTTGCCACATTTAATAAGAAACTtaatgtttgttgctctaattcaagttctgacattctCATAATGGCCAATAAAAATACGCAATACTGAACGCCTCTGAGCAAGGCCCAgcacacattgacatgaacacaatgatataccaaggttatgaaaccttaccatgtcatttgtacagtgctgccaaagtaAACATATAgtagcaagttcacaaacttaactgtcagataTCGTAAAAACAAACCATTTCCACACTGTATTGCTACATGTGataaaaaatggattctttttgacaatctcAATCATTTGGCACAATGGCTGGATtaagatgaagtgctgaaacacagcCTCAAACCAAATAATCATCAAAAAAGCTAACGGTGGTTTGTGGTTCAGTGCTGGTATCCCTACATCTTCATAAAATGTAGTCAACTGATAAaagcagatgtctactgcaaccaactgGATGAAACGATGAAGATGTTTGTGATTAGAAAataggccaatcctcttgcaaaaAACAACACTCAACCaaagctgcttgaactacagaaGCTGATCTTGGAAACTTTctgccacttcttccaggctttggaccatttcttgcaaggaaaaacatttaattctcaACGATctgtagaaaatgatttttacaaTTTTCTCACCATTTGTATTCCACGCTGCTTCTTCGCTGTTGGCATAAACAAACTACCGTTAAGACAACAAAACTGTGTCGACAgtttaggcacatactttgattaattataCGGCTTCTTGCTTGAAATATATTAAACTACACCTTTGACTTGAAATTGGACGTTGCGTACTTCATgacctatataaaaataaagttttacttttataatatttcctatttcattttcttttaaatgttaaatacgAGGAAGgtgaacagcaaaaaaaaaaaaaaaaaaagaagaaaagaaaaagaaaaaagatatacatTTTGTAACCTCAGAATCATTTGAGTTTTAAACTCTCACAGTTATTGTTGGTGTTTTTCTGCTTGTCTTTCCAGTTCGGCTTCTAAAATTTCTCCCCAGGTATCTACATCCATTgggtacatatttttttttagtaaagtagTGGGAGAACGTATATTGCTGTATCTGCCACTTAGCCATTCGAGTTTCACTTTATTCCTCTGGTAATTCTGGTAATTCCTCAGTAATATTTCCTGAAAGAAGTAAAtgataatcattaaaaaaaagttgtagGAGGTGGTTGGTTAGTGAGTTTGtttaaaactagaaaagttgatTGACAGAGCAGaaagattaaatattaatatgcacatatatttataaatgtatacgTATGTATGCACAGTGAGCTGCAGAGTTCACTGAAGATCTTGGGTAAGGTGCAGTGAAAAGAAGTAGTCAATTTGCTAATGAGAAAATTCctgaatttagaatttaaaaaatgcaaaaggatGAGTGATAGTGTAGAAATCACATGGTTAACAGGACAGAAGTAATAACTGAACTTTATTCCCTACAGTCAACACACTCTCCGGGTTCTCTTCATATGCAATTCTGTCTCCTTCAAGGAGAAGTTAGAATTGGCTCAAATCTGTTACCACAGCACTGTCAGAAAACACTGCAGATTGCAAAGATAAAACTTACCCTCCAGGAATAACCACTTCTTTCATCGTCATTTATTTCGTTTGGGCACACAGCTTTTACAACTAAGCAGTGAGATTTCCATAAGAAGTCACTGTTTCTTATTGCGTAATTCCAGCTCCAGCATGTCACTGAAGCCCTGCACAAACTCTGAATGTCTAGCTGACTGAAAATTTTAAAGGCAATTTCTGGAGGCAGCAGTTCAACAAAGTTCATTTTGTTCCTCCTCAGCATTCACAGAGTTTAATCCTAAATTAGAAACTGTTGAATTATTGTTCCTCCTGGAGATTTTCCACAAAGCTTGAAGTTTTGGTAAATTATTCTTGTATGTAATCTAAAAGGCAAAGTTTAAACATACTCAGTCTTCTCAAATCAGTCTATAAAAACTACTctgaaccagtgtatggtgcccccatgatcgcattaatgtacacagctatgatttaacaattaaaaaaaaactattctgtgttaagatacttctggggtgtgatttaaagaactttaatttttttgatttcagTTTCTTAAACTGTAAAAGGAGCCAATGCTGCTCCTCTCCTGTTTGTTCTTTAAAGGATTAACAGGGATAATATATAAAACATCCATCCAGCCCTACCACATCTGAATTGCACATGGGAGGTGCTCAACAGACTAGTTCTTTTCTGAAGTGTTTTTAGTAAGTGGTTTTGTTTCTAGACATTTGGCCCTCCTCCCCCTACCCCAAACCAtcatcttaaaaagaaatgattctaTATATCAGACCGTATTTATTGAGTTTAGTGGTAGCAATAACACATTCAAGTCTTTGAAAATTTATATGAGTCAATCCTATTAAACTCCTGAATATTTGTTGTCTGCGGGAACTAAAGCCTTGTCAGTAAGTTCTTCACTTGCAATTTGTGACTTAATCATAAACTTGCTAGACTTTTAgttatggtgtgtgacacacctcttggaggcaggacgtAATTATAAgatggaatttacctaacaaatgcaatcagtgtatcctcaatgagtccccaacaattaaaaaaagggtTGTTTGTCTATTTGTACTTAATGGGTAGGTGCTCACGTTTGACACAAACACTACCTGAGATGGACAAGAGGATGAGATCTGGATTATGACACAAAGTCTCAAGtattaaattcaattttaagATCAGTGTTTTAGAAATGACTTCTTGAAGCTATCCTACATATGTTGGATAGTTAATTATGAGCCAAGGATAACATGCACAGTTAATTATGAGCCAAAGAAAACAGTCATGGAGGCCATCAAGCAACAGTTAATAACAACTATAAACAATGTTTATTAGTCAGCTAGGTATAGGTGACTCAAGATTTAAAGCACAGTTTCGGCTAATTTAGCTGAGGCAAACCTTGTGGGCTTCCAAAATCAGTGAAAAGTATTGCTGGGTACTTCACCACCCTTGAGTTAGTTACTTTTGGATATAAAGACATCTCATACTTAATTAAAATCAGTTTATTCCATTTTGCACTTTCTTTTGTAACATGGGGAGGGGTTGGATATGCAGGAAGACGAGTTTAAGATACAGCTAATTACTTCTTTTTAACTCACCAAAAACAACTCCCTTTTCTAGCCTCCCTTTTCTAGATGTGCTGCTCAGCCATGTTTCTGGACTTGACAAGACCAGGGTGGCTTCCGTTCATTACGTTATCTGTGCTCAACAGAAAATTTCCTCTTGAGGGTTTGGGGAAGTAAGAAATAAACTAGTAAAAACCAGAGTATGAGGCAAGAGCAAGTTTTGCCACAAACACAAAGCAAAGACCAACTAGTATGTTATTAGGGGAATGTTACtgtgtatttaaatatttgtacTTCTCCCAGGACGTCACTGGTGATATAAAATGCTCCCTCCCATTACGGAACTCCACAGTTGGCGGATGAAGGCATTTAACAGTAGGTGATGCCTTGGGGAGGTTCCTAGAATCTCTCTAGGAATCTTTCTTCTAAGTCTAGTTTTGTCTGGATGCCTGGAAACTACCCCTTTTCTGCCGCTTTTCCTTTACGAATCGAGCTTTGATGGATTACATCTCCAGGTAGGTAAGAGCTCGTCCCTCTTTCATCTGTCACTCAGAGGGAGCGATCCCGGGGCAGAtccctgggaggggaggggagacccCACTCTGTCCGGACCCTGCAAGTAGCGAGTAACGACCTCAAGTCCCGTCTGAGCCGCCCTCCTTGTGTGTCTCGCTCAGGCAGCAGACGCTTCAGTCCCAAGAACACCCACtaacaagtaaacaaaaatgacaatcgTCAGCTCTGTCAGCGCAGCTCCAAGCCGCTGGGGGAAAGCTGTGCTTGCGCACAGGCGGCGCCTTAGAGTGCTGGCACTGACAGCCACTTGAAAAGGGAAGACCCTCCTACCTAGTGGGCCGGCCGCAGGACGTGTCCTTCCGCCATGCAAATCCTCCATCCTCCGGAATTCAAATCCTTGTTCCCAGTTCTTCACCCCACTCCCATTCTAGCCCCGCCTAGCTGACGTGGCGCGCAAGCGCAGGGGCGAGTGCGCACTGCCTTCTGGGATTGGTAGTTTCTCTTGGGCGTCCTCAGCTcgggaaaggaggggaagggaggagcgAGGGACTACAAGGTCCGGCGAGCGGTGAAGGAGTCGGGAGGGGTGTTGAGGCGGCGCCATAGGGGAATCCCCAACTGCGTCACTGAgttgggaggaggtggagggggaCTCCGGAAGAGCTGGCGGGGCCTGGGCACGGCCTAGGGGGGTCCTGCTACCCTCTTTCCCAGCGTTTTTCCGGGCCCTGGGCAAGTTCCGCGCGTGTCTGTAGGCGGCGGAAACGGCTGCGGGGACTGTCCCTGTAAAGGAGCCTAATTCTCGCCCGTGATGTCCGGGGGCTTCGAGTTGCAGCCGCAGGACGGGGGCCCCCGGGTGGCCCTGGCGCCCGGGGAGACCGTGATCGGCCGCGGGCCGCTCCTCGGAGTAAGTGTGGGAGGAGGCCCGTCGGACCCCGAGAGCCACAGGAGGGCCTTGCTGACTCCTGAGGTCCTGCTTGCCGCCCTGGCCCGGTTCTCCACCACTCCCAGTCCTGTCTGTCTGGATTTTAGACGTTTCGGGCAGCACGTTTTTCAGTCAACTGTAATCAACTCACGAACATTTCTTTATGTTGCGTTTATGAAACAGTGTATTATCACCGACATCTTAGTGAGGGGATGGCAAACTAGGACCCACAGGCCAAATCCAGCCGAATTTTGTATGGGCCCTTGAACtaacagtgatttttaaattttaaaatgtaaagaaacaaaagaccTATTAGTTTTTCAGTTATAGTAGTTGCTCCAACTGTTAAGGATATTGGGTCTTGattaaagcctaaaatatttacagtggtatctggccctttacaggaTGAATGTGGCAGCTGTTGTTTTCTCTCTTCTAGGCTAATTCCTTTTAAACTCTGGCCTCTTTTGCAGTGTGCGTGGGCCTTACTCTTATTATAATAGGATTTTTTTAGTAATATTGGTAGCTAACCCTTAAGTAGTGTGTGTGTTGTTCCATTCATTGATGTAAGGAGACTTCATCACCAACTTTTTTATCCTTTCAAAGCCCTTTGAGCCAAGTGTTTTTATTATCCCCATTGTTCAGATGAAAAACCAGATTTCAGCCacaaatctgtttttttgttgatgtttgttttagaGGTAATACAAAAGCTTTTAGGTACATAGTGTCACTAAACTAATACCCTTTGGGGGACATTTAGGAGTTAGAAAATTTGCATATTGGATTCTGGAATTGTATGGATCTCTTCctaagtacattttctttttttcttaacattcagCATTTCTTGTTTAATGCTTACTTTGTGCAGAACATTTTGCAGACCTAGCACTGTTGGTCATACAAAGATGAATGAGACATGACCCCCTGTCTTCTAGGAGTTTCTGTTGGGACTGGTGTGGCAGACCCATGTCAGTGAGCTAACACACAGAGTAAGGAGTGTGGGACTGTTAATCCTACTTAACTTCCAGTGTCTAAATGGGATCATTGCTATTAGTCTTAGGGGCCTTCCATGAACAGGAAAAGGAAGGGTAGGTTAAGCCTAAAAGAGTGTGTGTTTATGTAACTCTACATGTATATGTAGTAAAGTTATTGGGAAAGTAGAAGTTCAcgtgctatttatttttttacagggcaaatgattatttaaatgtttaaataacatCTTGTTACCTTTCCCCACAGTTTATTAGCTTATGCAAACATTTGAAAGAactggttggggtttttttttcctcttttaaatatGTAGGTTACAAACTTAATAGGGTATGTGCTTTAGTAATTATATGTCTGGTGACTAATGACTTTTGACTTGCTTCAGAAATTGTGTCACCAATACAGAGTACTGGGGCTCTGGTTGAAAGATGGATGAATTTTGGGCCTGTGTTTTATATACATGCAGTGGGTTGCAGACCCTTTCATTATTTGTAGCTTGTTCTTTTTGTTATAGGCTTGCTAATGTGAGATGAGTCTATctggtttctgtttttaaaaatggtaagaaATAGAAAGTTGGTAAATTATCTGGTCAgaattttgcttttacttttaaaataattattccatGATGAGATTCTTTTGCCTTGTTTGGCAGATATTGGAGTGATTATGAATGATAGCCTAAATGCCTTGAAggaaaaattggaaaaacaaacTAGTTTGTGGCTTTTTAGATTTTGAAGCTACATGCATTTGTTTTTTGTCTGTAGTGGTTGAAACACAACATAAGGGCTAGTGTTTCAAAAAACTGCAATTCcagttagtttttgtttttgttttgcttttgttgcatAGTATGAGAGAGCAAAGACTTTGTTATAAAGTGGGAAAACTCAGGAAGTTCACTTTAATGTATAGATATATGAAATTATTAATATGGATGATTTTTGAACTCTCTTATTTAATTGGCTATGTTTTTCTGAGGCAAGTTTCACAAACTTTGATGGCCACACAAGTATAAAGGTTTGTAATTTCAATATGTAAACCACACAAGGATAAAGGTTTGTAATTTACATGTGTAAAGGTTAGTAAtaatttcacaataaaaacatCTTTATATCTTCACAGTGGTAAGAAAACACAGCAGAGCCAGTGAAATTTAATGTTTCTTGTGCTGTATGCTTTCATGTGAGTTATCAGAGAACTCCAGGTCTCTGTTTACTTTACTAGATTTTAATTCTGTTTCATGATCAGCATCAATGTAAGGGTTTTACAGGAGGATTATGAATCTCTAGAGAACTGTCCTGGGTAATAGTAGCCAATCCCAAAGgttacatattatatgattccatttatataatataacTGAAAgaccaaaattataaaaatggaggATAGGATAGTGGTTGCCAAGGGTTAAGGAAGTGGGCAAGGATCATAAGGAATTAGATATGGTAATAAAATAGTAACATGAGAGATTCTcctgatgatggaaatgttctgtat
The sequence above is a segment of the Nycticebus coucang isolate mNycCou1 chromosome 4, mNycCou1.pri, whole genome shotgun sequence genome. Coding sequences within it:
- the FBXO48 gene encoding LOW QUALITY PROTEIN: F-box only protein 48 (The sequence of the model RefSeq protein was modified relative to this genomic sequence to represent the inferred CDS: inserted 2 bases in 1 codon) encodes the protein MEDLHGGRTRPAAGPLGRRVFPFQVAVSASTLRRRLCASTAFPQRLGAALTELTIVIFVYLLITYKNNLPKLQALWKISRRNNNSTVSNLGLNSVNAEEEQNXNFVELLPPEIAFKIFSQLDIQSLCRASVTCWSWNYAIRNSDFLWKSHCLVVKAVCPNEINDDERSGYSWREILLRNYQNYQRNKVKLEWLSGRYSNIRSPTTLLKKNMYPMDVDTWGEILEAELERQAEKHQQ